TGTTGTTGGTTTTGCATTGTCTGTTGCAAGAGACATTGTTGCAAAGTCATTTGCGAAAACCAGTAGAGTCATTCCGAGAAGTGATAAAACATCGTATCTAAGAATTATAAAGCCTATTACGAGTAGAAGTGTGAATTGAATTGTTTTAGTAACTTTATTTATTATCCACGTTAAAGCTCTTTGATAAACCTCTCTACCTGTTAGAAGAATATCTACAACACCCTCCAAACCAGGTTTCAAAAGAACAGCACCTGCAGATGCTTTGGCAACATCAGTGGCATTGGCAACAGCAATTCCAAGTTCAGCTTGTTTAAGAGCTGGTGCATCGTTTACACCATCACCCATAACACCAACAAAATGCCCATTGCTTTGCAAGCTCTTTACAATAATGTATTTATCTTCTGGATAAACCTCTGCAAATACATCAGCTTCCTCAACAAGACCTCTCCTAGCATTTTCATCAACAGACTTCAGCTTTTCAACAGTAATAGCATTTTCGCCAATACCAACCATTTTAGCAATTTCCTTAGCCACAACAACATTATCTCCAGTAACCATCTTAGGCTTAACACCAGCGCTTTTCATCATGTCAATAAGCTGTTTAGCATTTGGTCTTGGAGGATCGAACAAGGCTATAACACCAACAATCTCATAAGAGCTGGTCTCAGATTTCTTCACAGCAACAGCTAGTGATCTAAATCCTCTGTTAGCAAACTCCTCAACAATTTTCTCAACCTCCTCAACACTACTTGCATTATTAACAAGTTTTGCTATGATCTGAGGAGCACCTTTTGTTGCAATAATTCTTTCACCATCTACCTCAACAAGAGCTTCTGCTCTTTTTGTTGATGGATCAAAGGGCTTGAACTCCAACACTTTATATCTTCTCTTTGGCAATCCAATGCCTTTAGCATATTCAACTATAACAGAGTCTATTTGATCCTTACCCTCATGGCTTGATGCATAAAAAGCAAACTCAATTACATCATCTTTTGTAAACCCATTTAACGACTTTACATCAGCTATCGAAAGCCTGTTCTCAGTTATTGTACCTGTTTTATCTAAGCACATAATATCAACTGATGCAGCATCCTCAATAGCGCTAAGCCTAGTTACTAACACATCTCTTGATGCAAGTCTCGAAGCCCCAACAGCTTGCATTATGGTTAAAACAGCTGGTAAAGCAACTGGTACAGCACCCATCAATATTGTTACAGCAAATGTTGCTATAGCTATTGGAGTGTTTTTCAAACCAGTTGAAACAGCAAATATAATTGCTATAACTATTGCAGCTATCCCTATGTACATACTGTATCTAGTAATTGCAAACATAACCTCTTGTTGATGAGACTTTGGCTGAGCTATTTTAACAAGCTCAACAGTTTTCCCAAAATAAGTATTTCTCCCAGTGTTAATAACAATAGCTTTTGCACTACCTCTTCTAATAATTGAACCAGAATATACAACACCACCAACAGATACCTCAACTGGTAGAGACTCGCCAGTAAGCATTGATTGATCAACCGTTACATCACCTTCAATAATTTTGCAGTCAGCTGGAACAACATCGCCAAGCCCAAGAGCTATCAAATCTCCGGGAACAAGATACTTAGCATCAACCTGAGTCCATTTACCATCTCTCAGCACATTAGCTTTTATAGCAAGCTTAGACTTTAAAAGCTCCAAAACCTTTCTACCTGACTGCTCATGGTGAAAACCAATCACAGCATTGATAAACATTAAAGCAAATATTATTGAAGCCTCCAAATAGTGTTCAACTGCAATAGACAATACTATAGCTATTTCAAGCAACCAGGCCATTGGATTCCAAAATCTTTTCAAAAAGCTTTTCACAGGGCTTTCTCTTCTCTCCTCAACATAGTTAAAACCATATAGACCAAGTCTCTTGTTAGCCTCATCAGATGTTAAACCGTTTATGCTTGTCTCCAAAATTTTTAAGGTATCCTCAACACTAATCTTCTCAAAATCCTTGCTACTTCTAATCTGCATGCATATCACATCTTTAACCAAAGCTGAAACTAAAAACAGTTGCTGTATTTAAATAGTTTTTTCACTCACAGCAAATTCATACAATTGAGTTTTTATTATCAGAGCCTTGTACTTTGATGTGAAGAAGAGAACTTAGCTTAGTCTAATCATGGCATATACTGATGCTGTTAATATCATTAAGGATAGTGTTGCTGAGACAATGCTTTTTCTAAAAATAGCAATCGCCAATAGCACTGCAAAAAGCATTGCAATTATTGTGACTGTAAGGTCTTTGGTTTTCTCACTTGATTTGGGTGTTACCCTATATGGTATTCTAATTCCTATGAGAGATGCTATAACATATGGTATAATCGATATGGATGTTATTGCTGATAGCGCTGACGCTCTTCCACTAACATAGGGTTTGTCATAGTCTGTGAATTCTCTGTGAAACTTTGCAATATTTATAGATTCTATAGCCAATGATGCAAAAAATGCTGTAATCAGTACCGCATCCGTTACTGAACATGGTCTTGGAGATTCAAATAGTGGTGAAATACCTGCTAAAATGAATCCTATTCCAGGCAGTATTGCAATAATTGGTTGCAGTAGATAGAACAAAGCCTCTAGCTTAACCACAGTGTTTGCAGGTGATTTTATGACATATAAACCAAATCTCTTGAGAATATCTGTTGCTCCATATGCCCACCTTCTTTGCTGAATCAAATAGGCTTCAATTGTTTTTGGAGCTCCAACACACATAGGCTCTATAAGCCTTGGCTTGATACCCCTGTACAAAAGCTGTGTTCCAAGCCATAAATCATCCTGAATAACATCAACTCTGTAAAGCCCTATGCTACTCAAAATCTCTTTCCTAATAGTTACTCCACTGCCAAGTGGATATATAAACAGGTTTTTCAAGAACTTGTTTTTGTAGTATAGCCAGCTTCCATACTCAGTTAAAAAGGCTATTGTTCTAGAAATTCTAGTTAAGCCCTTGTCGCATACCCTCCACCAAGAAACACAAACATCTCTACATCTCATCATAGACTTTAGCACATCGTGATTTGGATAGCCATCAACATCTATAACAGATATGTTTTCACCAAGTGAAAATCTAGCACCATCGTTTATAGCACCATTTCTACCACCAAAACCATTGAATCTTCTCACAATGAATATTCCATCCCATAAAACAATACTATTTAGAACATCAAAAAACATTTCATTGTTAGTGTAATCAGCAACAACAATACACTCAAAAACATTTCCAAAATCATTGAAAAGCCTCATAAAATGCTTTGAATAGTTTTCAACAACATCTCTAGGCTCATTCTTTATAGGTGTTATGATGGAAAGAAAAACCCTGTCTCCTTCAACAATATCACTATGCCTTGCAACACCCACACCCCTCAGTAGAAATGCGTGGTATAAGCTAATAAAAAGTAGAGGAAGCACTATTAATGCAAGTGATATTGTTAGCAACATAGATACTATCTCCCACGAGGATTCTAATAAGTTTTCATTGTTAAACAAATAAACCTTATTTACAGCACACCTGCTTTGCTATATTGGTGGTTGTAGCATTGGCTAAAGAAGATTTGTTTAGAAATCCTCCGAAAATCTTTAGAGGAATACCGTTTTGGTCTATAAACGATTTTCTAAATGTTGACGAAGCTGTTAAGCAAATTGGTTTACTGGATGATGCTGGTTTTGGTGGAGTATTTTTCCATGCTAGAGAGGGTTTAGCTACGCCATTTCTTGGCGATGACTGGTTTAAAGTGTTTGAAGCTGTTGTTAAAGAGGCTGAGAAAAGAGGGTTAACTGTTTGGATATATGATGAGGATAGGTGGCCATCTGGATTTGCTAGTGGGTATGTACCTGCTTTGGATTCTAGGTATAGGGCAAAGTCTCTTGTTATGATTGTTGATAACAAGTGTTACTATGGCAATGACACAATCGCTATGTTTCGCTGTATACCAGATGAGAATGGTCTTCCAATAAAATGTGAAAGAATATATCAATCTGAGCAAGACCCAAGATATGTTTACCTAACATTTGTGAGATATGTTGCTGCTATTGGTGATAAGTGGTTTTCTGGTTTTTCATATGTTGATCTACTTGATGAGGATGTTGTTAAAAAGTTTGTGGAAATTGCCTACAGGCCATATATTGAGAAATTCGGAAATTACATAGGTTCTGTAATCCCTGGTGCCTTTACTGATGAACCTAATATAACATCTTCTAGACCTAGGGCAAAGCCACAGCCATTTTCATGGGTTAGAGGCCCTAGAATGCTTTTGTATAGCTTGCCATGGACAGATAAGCTTCCAGAAGTTTTTGAGAAGCTAAATGGCTATAGCGTTGTTGACAAGCTTCCAGAGCTGTTTTTCAATATTGGAAGCTATAGAAAAACCAGGTACGATTTCTGGAAAACAGTAACATTGATGTTTGTCAACTCATTCACAAAGCAAGTATATGAGTATTGTGATAGAAATGGGCTGAGGTTTACAGGGCATTTTCTAGCAGAAGATGATTTAGTGTCTCAGCTTGTTGTTGGAGCTGTTATGCCTCACTATGAATATATGCACATACCTGGCATTGATCATTTGGCTTATCAAATCTGGAACTCTCTTTTAACAGTTAAGCAAGTTGCTAGTGTTGCTAACCAACTTGGGAAGGAGAGAGTTCTTTGCGAAGCCTATGGAACTCTTGGGAACTACCCATCTTTTGAGGATAGGAAGTGGATAGGCGATTTCCTCTATGCTCTTGGAGTAAACCTATTAAATCATCACCTAGTTCCATACTCTATGAGAGGAAGAAGAA
The DNA window shown above is from Ignisphaera cupida and carries:
- a CDS encoding plasma-membrane proton-efflux P-type ATPase, which encodes MQIRSSKDFEKISVEDTLKILETSINGLTSDEANKRLGLYGFNYVEERRESPVKSFLKRFWNPMAWLLEIAIVLSIAVEHYLEASIIFALMFINAVIGFHHEQSGRKVLELLKSKLAIKANVLRDGKWTQVDAKYLVPGDLIALGLGDVVPADCKIIEGDVTVDQSMLTGESLPVEVSVGGVVYSGSIIRRGSAKAIVINTGRNTYFGKTVELVKIAQPKSHQQEVMFAITRYSMYIGIAAIVIAIIFAVSTGLKNTPIAIATFAVTILMGAVPVALPAVLTIMQAVGASRLASRDVLVTRLSAIEDAASVDIMCLDKTGTITENRLSIADVKSLNGFTKDDVIEFAFYASSHEGKDQIDSVIVEYAKGIGLPKRRYKVLEFKPFDPSTKRAEALVEVDGERIIATKGAPQIIAKLVNNASSVEEVEKIVEEFANRGFRSLAVAVKKSETSSYEIVGVIALFDPPRPNAKQLIDMMKSAGVKPKMVTGDNVVVAKEIAKMVGIGENAITVEKLKSVDENARRGLVEEADVFAEVYPEDKYIIVKSLQSNGHFVGVMGDGVNDAPALKQAELGIAVANATDVAKASAGAVLLKPGLEGVVDILLTGREVYQRALTWIINKVTKTIQFTLLLVIGFIILRYDVLSLLGMTLLVFANDFATMSLATDNAKPTTNPSKWRFKELASASTILGVLLLIEGLIAIYLGQTIYHFSMQQMQTFILLIMVFTSQFRVLIVRERSWFWKSKPGRELAISIIGVIATFIALGSLGGIITPIGLDKTVAALAYSALFTIAIDPAKVLIFKKFNIT
- a CDS encoding glycosyltransferase family 2 protein, whose translation is MLLTISLALIVLPLLFISLYHAFLLRGVGVARHSDIVEGDRVFLSIITPIKNEPRDVVENYSKHFMRLFNDFGNVFECIVVADYTNNEMFFDVLNSIVLWDGIFIVRRFNGFGGRNGAINDGARFSLGENISVIDVDGYPNHDVLKSMMRCRDVCVSWWRVCDKGLTRISRTIAFLTEYGSWLYYKNKFLKNLFIYPLGSGVTIRKEILSSIGLYRVDVIQDDLWLGTQLLYRGIKPRLIEPMCVGAPKTIEAYLIQQRRWAYGATDILKRFGLYVIKSPANTVVKLEALFYLLQPIIAILPGIGFILAGISPLFESPRPCSVTDAVLITAFFASLAIESINIAKFHREFTDYDKPYVSGRASALSAITSISIIPYVIASLIGIRIPYRVTPKSSEKTKDLTVTIIAMLFAVLLAIAIFRKSIVSATLSLMILTASVYAMIRLS